The following are encoded together in the Elusimicrobiota bacterium genome:
- a CDS encoding acylphosphatase, whose protein sequence is MTRLYLRLSGRVQGVGYRWFARDMASKLGLTGWVRNRRDGSVELEAQGKGEALERFQAILRKDHPYARVDELESRPLAAREGEESFNILAEEAE, encoded by the coding sequence TTGACGCGTCTATATCTGCGCTTGAGCGGCCGCGTGCAGGGCGTCGGCTACCGGTGGTTCGCGCGCGACATGGCTTCGAAGCTCGGCCTGACCGGCTGGGTGCGCAACCGCCGCGACGGATCGGTGGAGCTGGAAGCCCAAGGCAAAGGCGAGGCCCTGGAACGGTTTCAAGCGATTTTGAGAAAAGACCACCCTTACGCGCGCGTGGACGAGTTGGAGAGCCGCCCTCTGGCGGCTCGAGAGGGAGAGGAGTCCTTCAATATCCTGGCGGAGGAGGCTGAATAG